One Felis catus isolate Fca126 chromosome D3, F.catus_Fca126_mat1.0, whole genome shotgun sequence DNA segment encodes these proteins:
- the VPREB1 gene encoding LOW QUALITY PROTEIN: immunoglobulin iota chain (The sequence of the model RefSeq protein was modified relative to this genomic sequence to represent the inferred CDS: inserted 2 bases in 1 codon) — protein MLAQPRDGPRSPGSTKKTEFSTMSWIPVLLALFTHWAGCVSQPMLNQPPFVSSPLGTTIRLACTLSRDYDVRIYNIYWYQQRPGHPPRFLLRYFSHSDHSQGFKIPPRFSGSKDVAKNTGYLSISGLQPEDEAMYYCXLWDSRSWIKKGR, from the exons ATGCTGGCCCAGCCCCGAGATGGTCCCAGGAGCCCTGGCAGCACAAAGAAGACAGAGTTCAGCACCATGTCGTGGATTCCTGTCCTGCTGGCACTCTTCACCCACTGGGCAG GCTGTGTCTCTCAGCCCATGCTGAACCAGCCGCCATTTGTGTCCTCGCCCCTTGGAACAACAATCCGTCTGGCCTGCACCTTGAGCAGAGACTACGATGTCAGGATTTATAACATCTACTGGTACCAGCAGAGGCCCGGCCACCCTCCAAGATTCTTGCTGAGATATTTCTCCCACTCAGACCACAGCCAGGGCTTCAAGATTCCCCCTCGCTTCTCTGGATCCAAAGATGTGGCCAAGAACACGGGCTATTTGAGCATCTCCGGGCTGCAGCCTGAGGATGAGGCTATGTATTACTG TCTCTGGGATTCCAGGTCTTGGATAAAGAAAGGGagatga